A window from Mycobacterium saskatchewanense encodes these proteins:
- a CDS encoding HNH endonuclease family protein encodes MNRRVLFWLTAATIVAVLVAYQTLGSSAARRADQYAARADVPTVLPGADVLAGVAVLPLRQHRYDYRRAAFGDAWDDNSDAPLGHNGCDTRDDILNRDLVDKTYVWVKRCPDAVATGTLHDPYTSKTIAFQRGPKVGESVQIDHIVPLAYAWDMGASAWPDPERLRFANDPANLLAVDGQANQDKGDSPPARWMPPNTAFACQYAMQFIAVLRGYQLPVDQASAGVLRGAATTCPTS; translated from the coding sequence ATGAACCGCAGGGTCCTGTTCTGGTTGACGGCGGCAACGATCGTCGCCGTCCTGGTCGCCTATCAGACGCTGGGGTCGTCGGCGGCCCGCCGCGCCGACCAGTACGCCGCACGTGCCGATGTCCCCACGGTGCTGCCCGGCGCCGACGTGCTGGCGGGCGTCGCCGTGCTGCCGCTGCGGCAACACCGCTACGACTACCGCCGGGCGGCGTTCGGTGACGCCTGGGACGACAACAGCGATGCCCCGTTGGGTCACAACGGATGTGACACCCGCGACGACATTCTCAACCGCGACCTCGTCGACAAGACCTATGTGTGGGTCAAGCGCTGCCCGGACGCCGTGGCCACCGGCACGCTGCACGACCCCTACACCAGCAAGACCATCGCGTTCCAGCGCGGACCCAAGGTCGGGGAATCGGTCCAGATCGACCACATCGTCCCGCTGGCCTACGCCTGGGACATGGGGGCGTCCGCCTGGCCCGACCCCGAGCGCCTGCGGTTCGCCAACGATCCGGCCAACCTGCTCGCCGTCGACGGCCAGGCCAACCAGGACAAGGGCGATTCGCCGCCGGCGCGGTGGATGCCGCCCAACACCGCGTTCGCGTGCCAGTACGCCATGCAGTTCATCGCCGTGCTGCGCGGCTACCAGTTGCCGGTCGACCAGGCGTCGGCCGGCGTGCTGCGTGGAGCCGCGACTACCTGCCCGACGAGCTAG
- a CDS encoding aldo/keto reductase, which produces MPVLGLGVADLSDDEAEHAVSAALEMGCRLIDTAAAYGNEAAVGRAIAASGIARAELFVTTKLDIPDQGFTKAQDACSASLERLGLDYLDLYLVHWPAPSLGRYVDAYGGLIQSRGEGHVRSIGVSNFTADHLETVIDLTFVTPAVNQVELHPLLNQADLRKADAQHNVVTQSYTPLVLGKLMDNATVTSIAGEYGKTAAQVLLRWNLQLGNSVIFRSAKPEHIAGNLDVFDFELAAEHMDAINGLNNGTRLRPDPDTFNGADDPAGPASSSGR; this is translated from the coding sequence ATGCCCGTGCTCGGCCTCGGCGTCGCGGACCTGTCGGACGACGAGGCGGAACACGCGGTGTCGGCGGCCCTGGAGATGGGCTGCCGGCTCATCGACACCGCCGCCGCCTACGGCAACGAGGCCGCCGTCGGCCGCGCGATCGCGGCTTCCGGCATCGCCCGCGCGGAGTTGTTCGTCACCACCAAGCTCGACATCCCCGACCAGGGCTTCACGAAGGCGCAGGACGCCTGCTCGGCCAGCCTCGAGCGCTTGGGCCTGGACTACCTGGACCTCTACCTGGTCCATTGGCCCGCCCCGTCGCTCGGCCGGTACGTCGACGCCTACGGTGGCCTCATCCAGTCGCGCGGGGAGGGACACGTCCGCTCGATCGGTGTCTCCAACTTCACCGCGGATCACCTGGAGACGGTCATCGACCTGACCTTCGTCACCCCCGCGGTCAACCAGGTCGAGCTGCATCCGCTGCTCAACCAGGCCGACCTGCGCAAAGCCGACGCGCAACACAACGTGGTGACGCAGTCTTACACCCCGCTGGTGCTGGGCAAGCTGATGGACAACGCGACGGTGACGTCGATCGCGGGCGAGTACGGCAAGACCGCGGCGCAGGTTTTGCTGCGGTGGAATCTGCAGCTGGGTAATTCGGTGATTTTCCGGTCGGCCAAACCCGAGCACATCGCCGGCAACCTGGATGTCTTCGATTTCGAATTGGCCGCCGAGCACATGGACGCGATCAACGGGCTCAACAACGGGACGCGGTTGCGTCCGGACCCGGACACGTTCAACGGGGCCGACGATCCGGCCGGCCCCGCTAGCTCGTCGGGCAGGTAG
- a CDS encoding aldo/keto reductase, producing MGSSLRQAFVTLNDGISIPAVGLGVFQVPPTDTEQVVGAALRAGYRHIDTAAAYRNERETGRALADSGVPREQLYVVTKLWNADQGYDSTLAAFDASMERLGLDYLDLYLIHWPTPALNKFVDTFKAFAHLRDQGRIRSIGVSNFEPEHLTVLIDATGIVPAVNQVELHPRYPQKELRDVHARRGIATEAWAPLGQGALLTHPTVTAVAEGRGRTSAQVLIRWHIQLGNIVIPKSVNPSRIASNFDVFDFELSPEEMASISSLDDGKRLGPDPRTFNFTGR from the coding sequence ATGGGCAGTTCCCTCCGACAAGCCTTTGTCACCCTCAACGACGGCATTTCGATTCCCGCCGTTGGGCTGGGAGTCTTCCAGGTACCGCCGACGGACACCGAGCAGGTGGTCGGCGCCGCGCTGCGCGCCGGTTACCGGCACATCGACACCGCCGCGGCCTACCGCAACGAGCGGGAGACGGGGCGGGCGCTTGCCGACTCCGGCGTGCCGCGCGAACAACTGTACGTGGTGACCAAATTGTGGAACGCCGACCAGGGTTACGACAGCACGCTGGCCGCGTTCGACGCGAGCATGGAGCGGCTCGGGCTCGACTACCTGGACCTGTACCTGATCCACTGGCCCACGCCCGCCCTGAACAAGTTCGTCGACACCTTCAAGGCGTTCGCCCACCTGCGCGATCAGGGCCGGATCCGGTCCATCGGCGTCAGCAACTTCGAGCCCGAGCACCTGACCGTCCTCATCGACGCCACCGGCATCGTTCCCGCGGTCAACCAGGTGGAACTGCATCCGCGGTACCCGCAGAAGGAGTTGCGGGACGTGCACGCCCGGCGCGGCATCGCCACGGAGGCGTGGGCGCCGCTGGGCCAGGGAGCGCTGCTCACGCACCCGACGGTCACGGCGGTGGCCGAGGGACGCGGGCGGACTTCCGCGCAGGTGTTGATTAGGTGGCATATCCAGCTCGGTAATATCGTGATCCCCAAGTCGGTAAATCCCTCACGGATTGCGAGTAACTTCGACGTGTTCGATTTCGAACTCAGTCCCGAAGAAATGGCGTCGATCTCCTCGCTCGATGACGGAAAGCGGCTTGGTCCGGATCCACGAACCTTCAATTTCACAGGCAGGTGA
- a CDS encoding alpha/beta hydrolase — MTKSLPGAPALHYGAKPAPMRLKSRVQGAAVGGGLKVMPWIPNLAKRALCGGRAVIIDGNTLDPTLQLMLSSSRAVGIDGLVVDDDAAASRAQMHRMCTELPGPQIHVEVDELSLPGPAGEIAARHYRPPHGGAAPLLVFYHGGGFAIGDLDSYDALCRLTCRDAGIHVLSIDYRLAPEHPAPAAIEDAYAAFTWAYEHAGELGAAPGRVAVGGDSAGGNLAAVVCRLARDEGAPAPVLQWLIYPRTDHTAQTRSLSLFARGFLLTKRDIDWFEAQYLRGSGIDRTDPRVSPLLAESLSGLPPTLIAIAGFDPLRDEGESYATALRAAGNAVDLRCMGSLTHGFVNTFQLGGGSATGTGELISALRAHLTRV; from the coding sequence ATGACCAAGAGTCTGCCAGGCGCGCCGGCGCTCCATTACGGCGCGAAACCCGCGCCGATGCGCCTGAAGAGTCGCGTGCAGGGCGCGGCGGTCGGCGGGGGGCTCAAGGTCATGCCGTGGATCCCGAACCTGGCCAAGCGGGCGTTGTGCGGCGGCCGCGCGGTCATCATCGACGGAAACACGCTGGACCCGACGTTGCAGCTGATGCTGTCGAGTTCGCGCGCCGTCGGCATCGACGGCCTGGTGGTCGACGACGATGCGGCCGCCTCTCGCGCCCAGATGCACCGCATGTGTACCGAACTTCCGGGGCCCCAGATACACGTCGAGGTGGACGAGCTCTCACTGCCCGGGCCCGCGGGGGAGATCGCGGCGCGGCACTACCGCCCGCCGCACGGCGGCGCGGCGCCCCTGCTGGTCTTCTACCACGGTGGCGGCTTCGCGATCGGCGACCTCGACAGCTACGACGCGCTGTGCCGACTGACGTGCCGCGACGCGGGGATCCACGTGCTGTCGATCGACTACCGCCTGGCGCCCGAGCATCCGGCCCCCGCGGCGATCGAGGACGCCTACGCGGCATTCACCTGGGCCTACGAACACGCCGGAGAGCTCGGCGCCGCCCCGGGCCGGGTCGCGGTCGGCGGCGACAGTGCGGGCGGCAACCTGGCCGCCGTCGTCTGCCGGCTGGCCCGAGACGAGGGTGCGCCCGCTCCGGTGCTGCAGTGGCTGATCTATCCGCGGACCGACCACACTGCGCAGACCCGGTCGCTGAGCCTGTTCGCCCGCGGCTTCCTGCTGACCAAGCGCGACATCGACTGGTTCGAGGCGCAGTACCTCCGGGGTTCGGGCATCGACCGCACCGACCCGCGGGTCTCGCCCCTGCTCGCCGAGTCGCTGTCGGGGCTGCCGCCCACGCTGATTGCGATCGCGGGTTTCGACCCGCTGCGCGACGAAGGGGAGAGCTACGCGACGGCGCTGCGGGCCGCCGGCAATGCGGTCGACCTGCGGTGCATGGGTTCGCTCACCCACGGCTTCGTGAACACATTCCAGCTCGGCGGGGGCAGCGCCACCGGGACCGGCGAGCTGATCTCGGCGCTACGCGCCCACCTGACCCGAGTTTGA
- a CDS encoding DsbA family protein yields MADTPKRPPRFDLKSGDRKSGRLVQIGGTAVIVIFLVALVSYIVATHHKKGAVAAGGSDTVRVTSSKLVTQPGTSNPKAVVAFYEDFLCPACGNFERTFGPTVSKLVDIGAIAADYSMVAILDSPRNQDYSSRAGAAALCVADESLDAFRRFHAALYSKGIQPDERATSFPDNAKLIELAREAGVVGKVPDCVNSGKYLPKVTAEAGAAGITATPTVRINGADYDPSTPDALVSKVKEIVGDIPGLDTAATPAAA; encoded by the coding sequence GTGGCCGACACACCGAAACGTCCCCCGCGCTTCGACCTCAAGTCCGGCGACCGCAAGTCCGGCCGACTGGTCCAGATCGGCGGTACCGCAGTCATCGTCATCTTCCTGGTTGCGCTCGTCTCCTACATCGTGGCGACACACCACAAGAAGGGTGCGGTCGCCGCCGGCGGCAGCGACACCGTGCGGGTGACCTCGAGCAAACTCGTCACCCAGCCCGGAACCAGCAACCCCAAGGCCGTCGTCGCGTTCTACGAGGACTTCCTGTGCCCCGCGTGCGGCAACTTCGAGCGGACGTTCGGGCCCACGGTGTCCAAGCTGGTCGACATCGGCGCCATCGCGGCCGACTACTCGATGGTGGCGATCCTGGACAGCCCGCGAAACCAGGATTACTCGTCACGAGCCGGCGCGGCGGCCCTGTGCGTGGCCGATGAGTCCCTCGACGCCTTCCGCCGCTTCCACGCCGCGCTCTACAGCAAGGGCATCCAGCCCGACGAGCGCGCCACCAGCTTCCCGGACAACGCGAAGCTGATCGAGCTGGCCCGGGAGGCCGGTGTCGTGGGCAAGGTGCCGGACTGCGTCAACAGCGGCAAGTACCTGCCCAAGGTGACCGCGGAGGCGGGGGCCGCCGGCATCACCGCTACGCCCACCGTCCGGATCAACGGCGCCGACTATGACCCGTCGACCCCCGACGCGCTGGTGAGCAAGGTCAAGGAAATCGTCGGCGACATCCCGGGTCTGGACACCGCCGCCACTCCCGCCGCGGCGTGA
- a CDS encoding vitamin K epoxide reductase family protein yields the protein MSAQPAERDGDLPPDSRPGAPVPARSAWWVLIAGAIGLLASMTLTIEKVELLRNPAYVPSCNINPILACGSVMVTPQASVFGFPNPLLGIVGFTVVVVTGVLAVAKVQLPQWYWIGLAVGILIGAAFVHWLIFQSLYRIGALCPYCMVVWAMTISLLVVVASIIFRPALERRESGVAQVVYQWRWSIAVLWFTAVILLIMARFWDYWSTLI from the coding sequence GTGTCGGCACAACCCGCCGAGCGGGACGGCGACCTCCCACCGGACTCCCGTCCCGGGGCCCCGGTGCCGGCGCGGAGCGCCTGGTGGGTGCTGATCGCCGGGGCGATCGGGCTGTTGGCGTCGATGACACTGACGATCGAGAAGGTCGAGCTCCTGCGCAACCCGGCCTACGTGCCGTCGTGCAACATCAACCCGATCCTGGCCTGCGGGTCGGTGATGGTCACACCGCAGGCGTCGGTGTTCGGCTTTCCCAACCCGCTGCTCGGCATCGTGGGCTTCACCGTGGTGGTCGTGACGGGTGTGCTGGCGGTGGCGAAAGTGCAATTGCCGCAATGGTATTGGATCGGACTGGCGGTTGGAATCCTGATCGGTGCGGCGTTCGTGCACTGGCTGATCTTCCAGAGCCTGTATCGGATCGGGGCATTGTGCCCGTACTGCATGGTGGTGTGGGCGATGACTATCTCGCTGCTGGTCGTCGTCGCCTCCATCATCTTTCGTCCCGCACTCGAACGCCGGGAAAGCGGTGTGGCACAGGTGGTTTATCAATGGCGGTGGTCGATCGCCGTGCTGTGGTTCACGGCGGTGATCCTGCTGATCATGGCGCGATTCTGGGACTATTGGTCGACGCTGATCTAG
- the rsmD gene encoding 16S rRNA (guanine(966)-N(2))-methyltransferase RsmD → MTRIIGGVAGGRRIAVPPRGTRPTTDRVRESLFNILAARRDLTGLAVLDLYAGSGALGLEALSRGAASALFVESDQRAAAVIARNVKALGLAGATLRRGSVASVLAGETPSPVDLVLADPPYEVGADDVGAVLAALTEHGWVREGTVAVIERAAGGVPLAWPEGWSAWPHRVYGDTRLELAEWL, encoded by the coding sequence GTGACCCGCATCATCGGCGGCGTCGCCGGGGGCCGGCGCATCGCCGTCCCGCCGCGGGGGACCAGGCCCACCACCGACCGGGTCCGTGAATCGCTCTTCAACATCCTGGCCGCCCGCCGCGACCTGACCGGGCTCGCGGTGCTGGACCTGTACGCCGGTTCCGGGGCGCTGGGGCTCGAGGCACTGTCGCGCGGGGCAGCATCGGCGTTGTTCGTGGAGTCCGACCAGCGTGCCGCGGCGGTCATCGCGCGCAACGTCAAGGCGCTCGGGCTGGCTGGGGCGACGCTGCGGCGCGGTTCCGTGGCGAGTGTCCTGGCCGGCGAGACCCCGTCGCCGGTGGACCTGGTATTGGCCGACCCGCCGTATGAGGTCGGTGCCGACGACGTCGGCGCCGTCCTCGCCGCGCTCACCGAGCACGGCTGGGTCCGGGAGGGGACCGTCGCCGTCATCGAGCGCGCGGCGGGCGGCGTGCCGCTGGCCTGGCCGGAAGGCTGGTCGGCGTGGCCGCACCGCGTTTACGGGGACACTCGGCTGGAGTTGGCCGAGTGGCTCTGA
- the coaD gene encoding pantetheine-phosphate adenylyltransferase codes for MSGAVCPGSFDPVTLGHIDVFERASAQFDEVVVAILTNPAKKGLFDVDERIAMIEESTTHLRNLRVEVGKGLVVDFVTARGMTAIVKGLRTGTDFEYELQMAQMNKHIAGVDTFFVATAPQYSFVSSSLAKEVALLGGDVSQLLPEPVNRRLREKLSG; via the coding sequence ATGAGCGGGGCGGTGTGCCCGGGATCGTTCGACCCGGTGACGTTGGGCCACATCGACGTCTTCGAACGCGCGTCGGCCCAGTTCGACGAGGTGGTGGTGGCGATCCTGACCAATCCCGCCAAGAAGGGCCTGTTCGACGTCGATGAGCGGATCGCGATGATCGAGGAGTCGACGACCCACCTGCGAAACCTGCGCGTGGAGGTCGGGAAAGGCCTGGTGGTCGACTTCGTCACGGCGCGCGGAATGACGGCGATCGTGAAGGGCCTGCGCACCGGCACCGACTTCGAGTACGAGCTGCAGATGGCGCAAATGAACAAGCACATCGCCGGCGTGGACACCTTCTTCGTGGCCACCGCGCCGCAGTATTCGTTTGTCTCGTCGTCGCTGGCCAAGGAGGTCGCTTTGCTCGGCGGCGACGTGTCCCAGCTGTTGCCCGAGCCGGTCAATCGCCGGTTGCGCGAGAAGCTTTCCGGCTGA